In Mangifera indica cultivar Alphonso chromosome 7, CATAS_Mindica_2.1, whole genome shotgun sequence, the genomic window aaaatgataaaggtCTTGTCAAAAGGTTGGGGTGAAgacattttttgtatttaattgaaatgatttttaaaattacttttttttattctaatttattttatcatttaaaattatcaaaagaatTCGTGCTCAACGGTTTCACGACTAGAAGCTTTTACTTTTactattacttttacttttactGGTAATTCGACGAAACGTGAAGAAAATCTGAGAGCCCTCGCACTTGACGGGAGGGAGAAAAAACCAGTGGATTCGTGTGGACGCAGAGCTCATAAATCCACCATGTGGTATGCTTAGACTGGAAAAAGTTTTCCTTTTTCaccttatttttcattaattgattGGTTTCAGCTCAGACATGACAGTCGTGATGGACGGTGGACCTTACTActgtgattaatttatttactcGTCATTCATAATTCTTCAACGCTCCAATCAAGTcccttatattatttgttaattatagcCGTTAATAACATAAGGGGCCCGActaatttgtttttatcttatgaattatgtaattatatttcaaagtttCGTATTTTTTTACAACAAAAGTTTCAAGACTTGCTGAGATTGAGGATGGAAATTGACAATTATCAATAAGTTAGAAATCTTTCTTAGTTACTCCATGTAACTTGTTGAAAATATGAAGCATATAGTTttgtgattatatatatatgtctaattcaaactcaattctttTAATGGAGGTGAGATTGATTAACCAAcacatgaaagaaaaagaacatgTTCGCTGAATGTTGTTGAGGTTTTGACCCTACCAAAGCTGCTATAGCATGGGTAGCAATCAAACTTTGTTCAATCATATTGCTGATGAAAATGAATTAGTTTCAATACAATAAATGGAGATCCAAGCAGAAATATCCTTCTCCGTTTCTTTCAAGCCAGTAGTTTCAGATGCCGATGTTTAACTAGATTGGTTTAGTTTCTTCTGTTTACCAAGCATAAATTGTGACCTTTCTCTTCTTTACCATCCGTAAATGTTCATCCACCAAAAAGGAATCAGATGAAGTAATGACAGTCCccattttactatttttttgaCGTATAATTCCTGTTTTATAGTTTATCAGTTTTGACTTGTAAtagattaattcaaacttgtttatCATTAGCCGAGGTTGAAATATTGGTAAGGCATGGAATATTTGCAAAAAACGATTCGAATATGTCTTAGCTTTAATCTCAACTTAACTTTCTAAAGTTGTAATTAGGGAATAAACCCTAGAAACAAAAATCATCTTAAACAATTCGAAATAAACGAGTTGTTGTAGAATAATCAATTTCCTAAGTTAACTTGTTGGCGCTCTTGTTCATGGAAGAAAGCAAGAAATCAGGAGTTGTAAATGAATTAGTTGGCTTCTCAATCTCAGGGAAGTGGACAATAAGATTAATATTGATTGGTTTAAATCAGAAGATTAGGTTAAACTGTGCTTTAATATGGATCGTAGAAGATGTAAAGATGACGTGTTCTCCACAACAATTGGCTCTGGATTTAATTTCAGCATCAACATGGACTTAAAAGAAAAGCTAACATATTCTTAAACTTCTCTTCTCTTGGATGATGTTTGCAGAAACCCCACCATTAagcttaattaaatattaattagtggAGTTAATGGGTGGTCTACATTTCATTAATGTAGAGACTAAGTGGATTCCCTTTCTAATTATTGTAGCCAAAGTGGGCTCTCACAGTCTCGAAGGAAAGCTTCAAGTGGGTAGGGCAGCAACACTTGGAATGGCAATTTTGGCAAAAGGGAgaatacatatttgtttttattcttttttaggagtaatattttaatgagagagagagagagagagtaattATTGAACAAATGGGTCCATTTTTTATGTGCCTTTAGCGTTGGAATGCTGTGTCCAAGTTGTCAATAATATTGTGTTAAGATTTATTAAGCTTGACACGTGAATTCATGTGAAGCGGGTCCTCCTTGTTGCCTAGCTTTACCTTTGGATCCTTCAACTAAagtttcattaaaatataattaaacacattTTACTAAAGTAATTTGACCTTAGTCGGAATATTACAATGTAATTTAGTGAAACTTTAACTGGAGCAACCAATTGAATTGAAAGGCTGATAAGTTTTATGTGAAGTTCTGTTGAACTCATAAATTTACTGACAATTCTTCTGTAAGTTTAGTTCTGAAAACCACAAGCAAATTCATTTCCAGCGATGTAGTTTTAATATTTCTCCAACATCCAATCTGAAAACAGcccaaattcatttaaaaaaaaaaaaattcttgcaGAATCATTCCATATCAATGTCCTATTGTTAGCTGCACATATATCATTTTGGTAGCTTTTAAACTACCAGAAAAAGAATTAGAAGACCACAAGATATAAGAATTCAATTAATTGCATATTGATTAAGTGTTTCCTTTTTTATCAGACATAActtgattattgtttttatttttttgggtaaataaaaatatattagcacAAAGTAACAATAAGCCAAACTAGGGCTCGAAAAACAAACTGAACTCACCTATCCCCAAGGAgaagacaacaaagaaaagcCTAAAATTGAACTAAGCTTGTATCACAAACACACAAACTAGAAATCGTCAGCTTCTTTTTAAGACCTATCAGAGtttctataataataaaattcaagagGGACAGGAGAGCAACATTAATATAACAAAGTATCTACAATGGTGCAAgtctttcaaaaagaaaacaaaatagcaAAGAAATTGTGTCTTATGATTAGTATTCAATATTCAGATTTTACTTGTCCCCTTTATTGTTTATGCTTGTTTTAATGATATAAAATGaaacatatattttgatttcttttctatattgatcatacatacatatttattatatgtctaGTTCAATAACATTCATAATTCTAGGATTTAGAAGGTATCATTTCTACTGAATTAACTGTTAAATATATTCACAGACTTATTTGAAAATGCAGAGTTCTTCACTTAGGGTTTATTGTATTAGTGACAAAAAATGATATGTGGGATGGGAACTTCAAGAATCTTAGCTCTTGATGATGACAATTTCCCCTTTTTGTTAGGGcatacttttaaattttaaatgctAGGTTAATCCACTACTTAATCGGTAATCaatattaaaagaagaaaactatTAAACTTGAGCAAGAGTCTCCTAGTTTTGTCACCTAATTAAGTCTCACCTTCTTTCAAAAGCTATTTTGAACGATTATGGACAGAGAATCCCCCATTCTGTCAACAGATTAATTTGTCCTCCAAAAAACTAGCTTGCATCcaagaaaactattatttatacaGATTATATAGTAGGAGCGCTAGATTTTCTGCAATTGAACTTATAATTGATCATCAAGGAGCCAGAGAGGAGCCATGGCTTGACCAAACATGTGGGGGCTATTAAATGCCCTAGCTCGGAGATACATTGTATGCGCCACCTGCAAGGAAACTGATAATAAAGAAAACATCTTTTGCAGtctattatcttttatttgagTCATATATGGCTTTACACATACGAGTTAATATCATTTCTTTGCCTAGTTTTGGTgtgtaaaatataatataaatcttgCTAGATCCATTAGCTAGAATGAAATGATGCAAacgaatattttataatatgtttgtCACAGAAAGCATTTGATATATCTTGAGACATAATAAACAAAGAGATTGCTGCTTTATTATATGTAAGAGTAAATTAGTTTTACTTATCCttcaaagaagaataaaaaataaatccccCCAGTTAACCAACAATTCTATAATATATGCACTACAATTCCAAGACAAAGCTGATTTGATCTTCCCTCAGAGTCAACACAAAGAAGTTGGACAAATAATTAGATTCATATATGATTACTGCCCATATTTATCTTCTGACAGTTTACTGATCTTTTGAATGACCTTACTTTTTATGCaagtatatatgaaatttttagtcACTTTACCAATCCTATTCCacatataaaaatctaaaactatTTGTAAAAGTACGTCCTAGAATCACATTCCTGAAACTTAAAACTACAGTCCTTATTTCTTCTTCTGAGTAAAGTGAGAAAAGCAACTTATGACAGATATGAAAACTGTTGATCGGCAAAACCCATCAGCTTCTTATATGATGAATGCCCAATCCTATCCACACACATAATTTTTAGTATTCCTCAAGTGTAATCTAgctattatatcatattaaatcatAATCCAATTAGcaatatttatatagaaaactATAGtctatataaatagtaaaattcaaacccgaaaacaaaaaaatattgcGAAAGAAAAAATCTAGATCATGATCACCAACAATTTATAATTGTATCGGTGACTAGAAAACAATTGAATAATAAGaagataacatttttattaGAAACAGAAAGGAAGTGAAACAAAGAACAAGTAAATTAATGTACAATGAAAACCATGGTTCCTCTTCTTCTCAATCCTTCTTTCTATCTTCTTTCAAGAGCCTATCTTTATGTAACACAAAAAAAGACCTTAAGATAAGAATAACATACTTACAGCCTTCCTACCTTCAAATTATAAATGGAAATTGTAGTTCTATCTAGAAAGGCGGGCGCATGTGAGTCCAACTATAAGCCTCGTGTAGCTGACTGCCGTTTGGGAGTAGATTTGGAGGCAGATTGTAAACAGGCATTTGTGAAGGATCAGGAAGAGCAGTGTGAGTGTTTTGGCCACTGATCCCAATTTGCGGCGGCGAATTATCGGCAGTCCCTTGGATCTGTCCTTGACCAGCAGTCTCTTCGTCATCTTCTAGAGGCAATCTTTCATATGTAGCATTTGCAAACGTGGCTGCAATGACCATAACAGGGCCAGCTGCCACCAGTTGCCCCACCACAGTCCCTCCCACCACGTGGCCCTGTCCTCCAGCTAAGTACACGGTTAGCCCAGTTGAGCCTGGAGGAGCTGGTCCGGGCAAAAACGCTCCGGTCAACGATAGAATTTCAAACCTACCAGGCAGTGCCATCACAGCACCGGGTGCTGCTGGTTGCCTCAGT contains:
- the LOC123221763 gene encoding AT-hook motif nuclear-localized protein 20-like, which codes for MPGIDPAADSLVLHKRDLEISVNETSNNRSNEDEDRDTGDEPREGAIEIDTRRPRGRPPGSKNKPKPPIFITRDSPNSLRSHVMEVAGGADVAESVAQFARRRQRGVCVLSGSGSVANVTLRQPAAPGAVMALPGRFEILSLTGAFLPGPAPPGSTGLTVYLAGGQGHVVGGTVVGQLVAAGPVMVIAATFANATYERLPLEDDEETAGQGQIQGTADNSPPQIGISGQNTHTALPDPSQMPVYNLPPNLLPNGSQLHEAYSWTHMRPPF